A genomic region of Fodinisporobacter ferrooxydans contains the following coding sequences:
- a CDS encoding sensor histidine kinase, which yields MGIRSKLMMSYFVIVVITLVISGIIFNVFIPRYFVQSTENTLLNEAKHVVQTYENISRLLDNPLFSRRILVYLPTRSIQGTFLLVDLQAERILARKGTINVSTVPLIQKIRPVMIAGKTFSDVYPVTKPEFVLVAYPIHTPESPVPTESLVIVAKLQDIQDISQEIVTILLRIFLVVGAFVVFLGLFMARSITRPIARLKQAVQRLNKRDFTPSEIIKTGDELEDFSVTLHQVIKELKQYDEGQRRFLQNASHELKTPLMAIQGYAEGIKDGIFQGSEAEKGLDTIVAESGRLKKMVDELIYLSKLETMQDLYRPVRLNLYEMLADTVERLGSLAHQNHISILIETDKNFQEQSFLVAVDPDKCLQAFINIIGNAIRHANTKVVCTCEKTKTHAIIQVIDDGKGFGKEDLNRIFERFYRGEKGDTGLGLAITRAIVEKSGGTIHASNHPQGGGAITVSLPCT from the coding sequence ATGGGTATTCGAAGCAAGCTGATGATGTCGTATTTTGTCATTGTGGTGATTACGCTGGTGATCAGTGGAATTATTTTCAATGTGTTCATTCCGCGTTATTTTGTGCAATCGACAGAAAATACATTATTAAATGAAGCCAAACATGTCGTTCAAACGTATGAGAATATATCAAGATTATTGGATAATCCTTTATTCAGCAGAAGGATTTTGGTGTATCTGCCCACCCGTTCCATTCAAGGAACGTTTTTATTGGTCGACTTGCAGGCGGAGCGTATCCTGGCGAGAAAAGGAACGATCAATGTATCGACCGTTCCGCTGATTCAAAAGATTCGGCCAGTCATGATTGCAGGGAAAACATTCTCTGATGTATATCCGGTAACCAAACCTGAGTTTGTATTGGTCGCTTATCCAATCCATACACCGGAAAGTCCGGTGCCGACGGAATCGCTCGTAATCGTTGCCAAATTGCAAGATATTCAAGATATTTCTCAGGAAATTGTCACCATCCTGCTTCGCATTTTCCTGGTTGTAGGCGCATTTGTCGTATTTTTGGGGCTTTTCATGGCTCGTTCCATTACGCGCCCGATCGCACGTTTAAAACAAGCGGTGCAACGGCTCAATAAACGGGATTTTACCCCGTCTGAAATTATAAAAACCGGCGATGAACTCGAGGATTTTAGCGTGACGCTGCATCAAGTCATAAAGGAATTAAAGCAATACGATGAAGGTCAACGGAGATTTTTGCAAAACGCATCACATGAATTAAAAACGCCTTTGATGGCGATTCAAGGATATGCGGAAGGAATTAAAGATGGGATCTTCCAAGGCAGCGAGGCGGAGAAAGGGCTCGATACGATCGTTGCGGAAAGTGGCCGATTAAAGAAGATGGTGGATGAGTTGATCTATCTGTCGAAATTGGAAACGATGCAGGATTTGTATCGGCCCGTCCGGTTAAACCTATATGAGATGCTCGCAGATACAGTGGAGCGTCTGGGAAGTCTGGCACACCAGAATCATATTTCGATACTAATCGAAACAGATAAAAACTTTCAAGAACAATCCTTTCTGGTTGCCGTCGATCCGGATAAATGTTTGCAAGCATTTATCAACATTATTGGCAATGCCATACGTCATGCAAATACAAAAGTGGTATGCACATGTGAAAAAACAAAGACACATGCAATCATCCAAGTGATAGACGATGGAAAGGGGTTTGGCAAAGAAGATCTCAATCGGATTTTTGAACGATTCTATCGCGGAGAAAAAGGGGATACGGGTCTCGGACTCGCAATCACACGTGCAATTGTGGAAAAGTCAGGCGGCACCATTCATGCCAGCAACCATCCGCAAGGCGGTGGCGCAATAACCGTATCTTTACCTTGTACATGA
- a CDS encoding response regulator transcription factor, translated as MDNSNKLIFIIDDDPTIRLIIERYLQQEGYRVRTFSDGEDVLDSFRQYKPDMLIMDIMMPGIDGYELCKKVRAESEVPIIMVSAKDEEVDKIVGLELGSDDYLSKPFSPRELVARVKTVFRRTANFSGDAPSGDTSDEVVTNFHDIQIYTDERRVKCNEKEISLTAKEYELFSYLVLHQPKVFTREQLLNQVWGYDYIGDVRAIDDLVKRIRKKLNQCESVVEIKTVWGYGYKIAGPAQISG; from the coding sequence TCCAATAAACTTATTTTTATCATTGATGATGATCCGACGATCCGTCTGATTATCGAACGGTATTTGCAGCAGGAAGGATATCGCGTCAGGACATTTTCAGATGGAGAAGATGTATTGGACTCTTTTCGGCAATACAAACCGGATATGTTGATCATGGATATTATGATGCCTGGGATCGATGGATATGAATTGTGTAAAAAGGTTCGGGCGGAAAGCGAAGTTCCTATCATCATGGTATCGGCAAAGGATGAAGAAGTTGATAAAATTGTAGGATTGGAACTTGGCAGTGATGATTATCTGTCGAAACCCTTCAGCCCAAGAGAGTTGGTCGCTCGCGTAAAGACAGTTTTCAGGAGAACAGCCAATTTTTCCGGTGATGCGCCAAGTGGTGATACATCAGATGAAGTGGTCACGAATTTTCATGATATCCAAATTTATACAGATGAACGGCGCGTAAAATGCAATGAAAAAGAAATTTCTCTGACCGCCAAAGAATACGAACTTTTTTCCTATCTTGTCTTACATCAGCCAAAAGTATTCACCCGCGAACAATTATTGAATCAAGTGTGGGGGTACGATTATATTGGCGATGTCCGTGCCATTGATGATTTGGTCAAGAGAATTCGCAAGAAGTTAAACCAATGCGAATCGGTCGTGGAAATCAAAACCGTCTGGGGATATGGTTATAAAATTGCCGGACCTGCACAAATAAGCGGATGA